From the genome of Aspergillus oryzae RIB40 DNA, chromosome 4:
CAAGTGCAACATAAGTATGTTTGTAGGGTATCTTGACATGACGCAGGAACAAAGAAGACTCACATTTTTTAGACTCGGTGACGGATTGTACTGTGAGCTCCGCTCGGGGCTTTGCGCCCCCTTCTTAGGCTTCACTTATAGCCAATATAACCGGCTTGTCGACGTTCTCTCGGTGCTGTGTTCTCTGGACACACCTAAAATAAtgcccttctcttcttctttctctttttgattttcaCGGCTGGAGCACTTCTGAAAATTCGACTATTTTGTTATGCATGgatattaataaaaaatcaTGATCTTCCCACTGAAACAGGACACTCTTTATTTCAACAGAGAAAGCCATTTTGTTTGTTACGCACCCTAGTTTAGTGTTAATCATAATCTTCATGATCACTAAAATCTACCTCAGGTGACATGGCCAATACCTGGTATGTTTCCATTACTCTGGGTGCCAAGAGGAATTATTTAGTAAGTCGTTATGAGAATGGTTCTCAGGACTCGGTAGGGAATATAGCTATGTACAATACAAAGCCTTCTCATATAGTAGCACGGAACAGCTCAATAGAGACAAACCAATGAGATACGACTGCAATTCCATGACTAGACTGGCCCGAGTGGCAACATACCTATCATTAGATACTCTTGTAAAGGACCAGGTACACATCCCTCGGCAGTGCCCACTCCCACTTCCAGTACGAGGACAACCATAGTGACAGCATAAGAACGGTAACTGCGATAGTATAGAGTGTAGAATTGGAATATCGATGGTCTGCAGAGATTAAATGGTATTCGGCTTCAACATGGCTCAATGCAATACCGATGGTCTCCCTAGTTTCATCCATGACATATTGGCAAACATCAATCCCCAAACCATCCAACATGGGGTTTCCAGGTGATTGGAGCTATTAACTCCCATGCTAATCTGCAACTAGTCCCCTTTTATCACGGCGTGCCATCAGACTAAAATAATGCGTGGGCTCCCCATGAGTGATGCGGCAATTCTCGTCATGTCGGCTTCTGTAGCTAGCGTGATACCAGTACTCCTCATCGGCCTTAACAGTGGTTTTCATACAGTCCAGACACAGCCCATCAAAATAGTCCCTCGTCACCTCAATCGCCTTTCCAACACGTCTCTTCCATTCGATACCGCAACTAGAACAGGGTTGTCGTGACATTCCTCTCAGCATGCGTTCCTGGTCAAAGTGTTGAAGTCGATTAAGATAGCTTTGTACACTGACCAGGGAAAACGACCGCTCCTCCAGTGGCTGAACCTTGATTTTGCCCAATTCCCTGAGGTAATTGAAAACGGTTTCATCCTTACAGCTACAAGACCCAGTCTCAATCAAGAAATTGATTTTCGCAAATAGCTCCCGGGTCAGGATGTTCCGCAGGCGGCCTTTCGCAGCATTGACCTGTTCTATAGGTGGGTCAAAATTTGTTAGCATTTAGATGCAGTGTGCATGTATCTTGTGAAGATAGCTCACGGATGATTCTCGGCGGGAGATGCAATCGGACGTTGTCAATCGGGTTGATCTCCATAATGTGGCCCTTCTCCTCGTACGCAAGGCGCTTTGTGAGGTCTTGGAAGCCGTGTGCGTAGTCAAAGGCGTAGCAAGGGAGCATCAACTTCTTGGCCAGGTTATCGCGGTGTATCCCTGCAGCTGTGGCATTGCGGTACCATCGGATGAACCACTGGAGCAAGTCATTCCGGTTAAACTGGTACTTATCACTAGCCAGTATGATATGCCATATATCGGCGACGGAGATATCATCCAACGTCACTACATCCAAAGTGCCGTGGAAATGTCGAAGCCAAATCTCGATGCTTCTCACAGTGTCCTCTTCCAATGTAATCGTGTCACCCTCGGACTCTGTCCATCTCCCTCCCATCATCGCCTGGAAGTACCCGCTTGAGTTTGCCAATGTGTCCCTTTTCACGCGCAGTGAAGCTGTGCGTTTTAGTAGTTTACGCCCGCCTACTTGACGGAATTCCTTGATCTGGACGGTGAAGTCACTCTGAGCAGTGATCATGATATCCTCGTGTGGAATTTGTGTGTTGCTCATTGTGGATGACATTGTTGAATTGTGTCTGTGAGATGAAAGGCTATTAATAAAGGAGTATGCTTGTGAACTTCTGGGCACTCACCTCGATGTCTCAATTACTCGTATGGTAAAGCTATTACACTGTAGTAAAAACTTGAAGAGATATCCTGTCGAATTTGAAGGCTTTCTGGAATGTGCCAAAAGTCGCCTTTGCTAGAAAGGCAAGGGGATGTGGTTGAAAGGAGAGTATCATAGACTCGAAGGTCTCACACTGTCGTAGATACTAGTAAAGCTGATGAGAAAATCCGTGTACAATCTTAGTTAAGATCCTGACGAAACGACGAAGATTCCCTTGACCTCAGCTTGGGTCACTCGAAGTGAGAAAGGTCAAAACCTCAGTAGAGATGTATGTAAAAACAAGAACGAAAGTACAGATGCCGAGTCTGATAATACAAATAGAAtgaagcgaagaagatgaagataggagaagagaaagagagaaagaagggagggaaaacGAAGAGGGCTCCTATTGTTGGTGGTTGAGCAGTCAATATCATTCACTCATCCAGCTTTTCTCCGTCGCTTATTACTCCTTGAACCCACTCTGTGAGCTATTCTCAGTTCTGGTAAAATATGCTCATCTCTCCCACAGTTCACTAACAGtcgttcatcttctccagcaaCGTCGCCAGCATTCTTTGGGTGCTTTAGGTTGACTTCACAACCCTTCATTTCCTCCTAGTACCGATCATGTCTTCACATCTATTGATAGTTCGAGGAGAGATTCGAAGCATGATAGCCCAAGAGCAAGAATTAGTCTGATGCTGGGTATGTGTCTCATCGTGGGAAGGATAATTGAAGAAATCAGATGGCGAAACTAGGGAAAGGATAATAGATGGtagcagaaagaaagcattAGTTATCTTACCATATTCAAGCTGCCATTGTCTCTTTCAGCATCACTAAGTACTTCCTTGTACCACTCGTGTTGATACTGCCAACTCCAGATTGCTCTAGAAATCTAAATATCTAAATGTCGTCCAGTTGTCATCCCGTGATCCAGTCTATTTCCAACGTCGATCCCTATGTTCGTATATAACAACGGGCACCACCTTGGATCTCGACCGCACGAGCACAGAATACAGTATAGACCAAATTGATGTATCTCAGCGTTCCCTGTCTTTTCGGGCCATGAGTCTGGACCCAATGATACTGCGGGGTTCCCAGCTCAATGCTAGTCCTGGGGTATTCAAAATTCTACACTatctcaaccccaccaccCGTGGCATAGAAGGAGAAGAACGAAagatatgaagatgaaactgTAGCCAGGTTTCAGTGAGCATACATACCTCGGGGAATGAATTAATATCACAGTAGTACATTATCTTTCTCATTCCTGCTACATCATTGACACTGACTCGTTACCTACTTTGACTGCCCAATCATCCTATGTGCATTTGCCATCACCACCTTTGAGTTAGATGGTGTACTACGAATACTGTTTTATACTCATAATGTCTTTACATAAGCAAGAAAGCATTGTCTTCGCGCTCGTGTTGAAGCTGCCGTAGCTCTTACCACCGTTTGACGTGGTTGCGGCCAGTGAATCGACAATCTACATCTTGTGGCCTGACCCCTGACCCTCGACAGGACTCAAGGGACTTCCCTTGTTTCATAATGGTTGAGCGCTGCCTTCACTAACACAGGAATGATCTCATGATTCCTGCTGAGGTACAAATCTAAGCAtccttcactttttcttttgtccaTAACCTTCCCTCTGTTCACCGCACACTCTCAGTCAACATGACCCACAGAATGACAACCATCGCGTCCCTTCCGCAGGAGGTCATTGACCAGGTATGGCTTAAATACGAGTGGACGCTACTGAGACTAACATAGGAGCTTAGATCGCCATGGTTGTTAGCTACGAACATCGATCAAGCGAGGTGCTCAAAAACCTCCGCCTGGTCAGCAGGCCATTTTAGTACAGCGCGTCGCGTATTCTCTTCCGCAGATTCTACATCAACCTTGGATATGCGGATCCTACCTGCCCCAGTGAACgggatgatatcaaagcATTACTGGAGCTGTCCCGGTCTGGAGCTAGTCGCTTTATACGGTTCCTGCGAGTTTCCGGTAGCAGTTACAGGCAAAGCTCTGAACCAACTAAGGAGGCAGAGCTGGCGGGCACTATTGTGAAATGTCTCCGGGGCTATATGCGACCAGACCTTAAAGCATTGGACTTTTATAACATCGGCGATTCAATGCTGCATGAATTCTCTCGTCCTGCAATGGCCCCTACAATCGCTGGTCTCCGATTTCTCAAAGTTGTTGGATGCCCAAGACGCTCAAATGGTACGGAGATACGCCGCATCTTTCAATACTGTGAGGGTGTGCAAGCGGTAGAGTGGAGCAACTGCCCAACCTCCTTCGAGGGCCCTACTGGTATCATTCACCCTAAAGCCCCGTTGGAACGCTTGAGACTAAACGGTCATGAAGATGAGGCAGTCGCCATCCCAGAGTCCATATTAGCCACAGTCCGCAATGCTAGGAACACAATACGATGCTTGAGTGTTTACCCTATGAGGTGGCAATCCGATGCGCTGGAAGAGCAGGTCGAGGGGTTGGTGGGAGAATTTAATTCTTGCCCCTTTCTTTATCATCCTAATCTGGGCTTGTTCCTTGAGTCTCTTGCCGGACGCTATGGCTGTAGTTCCATTTGGAAGGTCTTAGAACCGCATACGAATGAGGTAATACCGACAATTTCTCACGGAGAAATGAAGTGTTATGGGCGTTACCCGGATTACTGGCGGCTTTTGCAGCATGACTTAGTAAGACTCAGAACCTGCTCTCTTAATGAGCTTTACGAATACAATTGAAAGCCGGCCTAAAGCGAGAAGTTTGCTTTTTCGGAAACTTGCATTTTGGGCAAATCCAAATCCCGTCCAGGTGAAGTACAGGATACAGAGAGAATGGGGTCTGCTAAGATGCTCGACCAGCCCTAGCCTTGTGAATTGAAGCGTTGGTTCCACTTCAGAACCTGAATGGTGAAACGGCTGGGGTGACATGAGACATGGGGTAAAGGAAGGTTGCGCTGAAAGAATGAGATATTGGTAGTTCAACATGATAAATCTTAACCACCCCTTCTAGCAAGTCAGTTTCAGGTGCTCATCATAGTTTTCACCCCTAAATGAATACCAACTTTAGCTATCCTGAGTCCCTTATATCTCGTCCAAACACCATCACTTACCGAGGGGCGTCCATGCTCAACCGGGTGCTACACTATATTGGGGAAGACGATCGCTAGTTCAACGAATATCGGATATCTCAGTCAAACTTCATCTGAAGTCAATTGAAACTCCCTCCATACTATCATTTGAGTACGTATCCCCAATAAAAAAGATCCAAAAACAGCGTCCCTATCACTGTCAAAACAGGCCACGTACCGCAATGATTCCACTCTCCCCTCTCATGTATCCAACAGACTGGAAACCCATCAACATACGCTACCGCGCTGGTCGCAATCATGATCCAGCCGACAGTCTTTGGATGACAGGAGAAAGGAGCTGAAACAAGGCCGCGCCCATGGAAACATCTCTCGCACCGCagaccaccatcaagctgTTCACAATATCCCTCTCCACGGGGCGAAGTCGGTACCTCGAACTCAAAGAAGCTCGGCGCGTGATCGGGACGCGGAAAGGCAAGACCATACCAGCGACTGCAACAGACAAGGCTGCACAGAGACCACGGTAGCCCTAGTTTCGATGATGCCATAGAGGTCCTTCTtctgagaaagaatgacggCCTGAAGCAAGGCCACAGACAATCAGCATTGCTGCTTTTCCGCCCAGGATGTTGTTGCTCCCAGCTCGGAATATATTTATGCGTGCGACGTGTCCAAATCACTCATTTTGTGTTTCTATTTCAGACTGGTTAGATCATAAAATACTAATCTTGTACCGATACGTTGGCTGCTACTGATATCTGTTGCCGTGTGGCCAATCCATGACTCCTCAGAATGTTTCTAAACTGTTCAAGTGCATCGTAATTGTCGTTCTATAAAAGTAGGTCTGAACGTGTCGTGGGGGGATGCCTTGACCTGGAAGGCTGTCCACGGTGAGCTCTCCGATCCGTATATCTTCAGCCCCGCATTTATAATCGTATGAGCGCCGGATAACGTTTCTTATTTGTTCTCAGTTGATACACAGAACACTGCTAGGTCTATCCCTGGCTATGACCCTATCTTGGTACTTTTATGCGtgtcttcccctctttcctttgctctaCCCCGCACCACTGAAGCCTTATTTCTACGAGATAGAACGTTCCTTCACTTCACAGCACACCTTCACTACCACAGCGTATACCGACACAGAAATAAAGTACTTAAATCTGTAAAAGGTTATACTCCTTCCAAGATGGTCCCCGATGTTGCTCCTCAAACTGCCAATCCCAATACGGGCAGCAGCGAGACTGAGGTGAGATTCCTCTATCGGAGCACCTCCGAGCTATTCCCATCAGGCTTACATCCTCACCTGAAAGTAGCTAACAAGCAAAAAGCGCGACAACAGACCGATGATGAAAGCCCTTGTTTATACAGGACCAAACAAACTCGAAGTCCTGGATCGCCCAATGCCAGTCATACAATCCCCCACGGATGCGATTTTGAAGATGCTTCACAGCACAATCTGCGGTACCGACCTACACATTCTGAAAGGCGACGTGCCAGCAATTCCATACGATCGAGTCCTGGGCCATGAAGGCGTGGGCACGGTTGTATCCGTAGGACCTGCTATTGATGGGCTGTCGGTCGGGGACAATGTCGTGATTGCGGCAATCACCGCGTGCAAAGTTTGCGCATCTTGCCGAAAGGGGCTGGAGGCTCATTGTATAACTGGCGGCTGGCAACTGGGCAATAAGGTCGACGGAACGCAGGCAGAATATGTTCGCATTCCACACGCAACCTCTTCTTTGTATAAGATTCCGGAAGGCCTCGACCTTAGAGCCTGTGCTGCTATCTCGGATGCACTCCCGACGGGACTAGAATGCGGGACAATTAGCGCTCATGTTCAACCTGGGAGTACTGTTGCAATCATTGGGGCAGGACCCGTGGGTCTGGCGGTTATGCTGACTGCTAGATTATACACACCTTCTCAAATTGTCATGATTGACTTGGACGACACCAGGTTGGAACATGCGAAGAGGCTCGGTGCTGATCATGCCGTTAATCCAGGAAAGCTGGATGCGATGGAAACATTGAACACATTTACGGAAGGGCAGGGCTTTGATTGTGTTATTGAAGCCGTGGGGATCCCGAAAACCTTCGAAATGTGTCAGAAATTAGTCGCGCCAGGAGGTTCCATAGCTAATGTTGGTGTTCATGGGCATCCTGTTAATTTGGACCTCCACAAACTTTGGGATCGCAATATCAGTAAGTCTTTTTTCTAAATAATACTCAGTCATTATACGATCCAGGAAAGTGGCCCTCCGTTTCAGAACACCAAGTAACTGTACGCTGTAGGCATTAAGATGCAGTTACTGAACGCCGTAAGCATCCCAACCCTCCTTCGACTTTATCAATCGGGCCATATAAAACCTTCTAATCTATTTACTCACCGTAAGTGACCAATCGAATGTCCTCACACATGGCCAGGCTTTGCCGTCCTATATCTAAACTTTGCTACAGATTATCCCTTCTCAGAAGTTCATAAGGCATATCATAGCTTTCAAATGGCGGCCCAGGAAGGTGCTTTGAAGGTTGCGATTGACTTCTGATCCCAATTAAGATCTCTCCGATCATTTGGTCGACGCCATGACATGTTTAATTCACGCACTGGCTAGGTAGAACCGATCAGCTTAGGGCAGGTACAAAGTGCCTAGTCACGTGGAATATCTATCCAAGCTCAACAGTTTCCAGCACACATATGATTACTATATTCACTAGTAGAATAGTAGAAACTCTCTCATCCGTTGATATATAGTATCGACAGTACTTTTATGATATTTTAGAAGGAGCCTTACAGAAGATGAGTCTCAAAATACCTCGGTGTGCCCCACATATATCCATTAAATCCTTCCACGCCTTCCATAAATTCCTCTATGTCGGCCCTGTTTTTCATCCGCTCTCTCAAGTGTGAAAGTACTGTCTCAATCACCTGCTGTTTAAAAGTAGGTTCTACCCTAGCATTGAGGAGTATTGTAACTGCACGCCTAGAGCCCCAGCCCAGAGAATCACATAAGCAGTCTTCGTGATCTGAATTTTGCAAGTCGCCTCTTGCAGCGTGGAGGCTCAGCAGAAGCTGCACAATGCCCGCATGCCCAGCGTCTGCTGCCTTTCTAATCGGAAGGTAACCCCGTTTATCTTTTATATTTAGCAAGATACCTTTATGGGCAACGAGTAGGCGAACCACTGCTTCGTGCCGTCTGCTACATGCCAATGAAAGGGCAGTGTCGCCATCGTCACTCATCGAATTGACCTCAATTTCTTTCCTAGCCAGCAATGCGTCCACAATCCGCATGTTGCCACGTTTAGCGGCAAGTAAAAGTGGTGACATACCGGATTCTCCTTTTAGGTTCAGGTCCACAGCCTCGCAACTTAGCAAAATGCGTACGACATATTCGTGTTCTCCACGTATAGCTGCCAAAAGAGGTGTTGACCCGCCGTAGGAGAGTATATTGGGAAGTAGGTCTTGTCTCTGGAGGAATTGCCGAACTGTGTCACTGTACCCTCTGACAGCAGCTTCCCAGAGGGGCGTTGAGCCCTCGTCCATATGAGCATTCGGATTCACATCGGTTCGTTCTAAGAGAAGTTTAACAACTGAAGCATGTCCGTAACGTGATGCCCACCACAGCAGCGTCTCTCCGGCATGTTTACAGTCATCCGGCCTGGTGTCGGAATGGCCAAAGAGTAACTGAACCATTTGCGGGTTTCCCCCACACACTGAGTGCCACATTAAGCACAAATCTCCTCCGGTGGGGTTGCATGTTACTTTCACATCTTTATGCTTCAAAAGTAGCCGGGCGATCTTGGTGTGCCCCAGAGTGCAGGACCACCAAAGGGCGGTGTAATCCTTGATATCAACTGCGTTAACATCTAGACTCTCATGTTGGGTAAGTAATTGCACTATTTCCTTGTTCCCTTCACGGACAGCTAGCGTTAGCGGAGGCCCTGATTCACCCTCGGTATTGAGGTTGGACTTGCAACCGAGCAAAAGCTCAACAACAGCTGCGCTTTTACTGCAAACTGCGGCGTAGAGTGGAGTACCCAAATAGTCATCGTAGTTATCCATATCTGCCCCCTTGTCCAGGAATGACGCCAAGAGCGCCCTATCCCCGGAGTAGGCCGCCACCGAGACGCTATTGCGGAGACAATGTTGATATAGCAGGTCGTGCGGCCATTCCAGTAGCTCATTCACTGTTTCAGTACCTCGATATCTAATCGCGAGCTGAGAGGCCAGTTTCCTTAGATCATAACCTCGGAGACTGAACAACTCTTCagtgtctttctccttgGGGCTCTTTCCGTCAAGATGGACGCTTCCTATCTTTAGCTTTTCATATAGGAGCCATGAAGCTGTCTCTCCTTTCAGGGAACGCCACTCTTTCACGCTCCGGAGATCAAGTTTTAGAAATGCCAGGCGTGAGATGACGGTATCGAAAGCTTCTGTAAGTAACGGTGTCAGATTCCACTATTGTAGACACAGTTTATCAGAACGTTGCCTACTGCAAACTCCCCTCAGTTGGACCAGGCCATGAGCATTCCACTCGAGCTGATAATGGAAGGACCAACCACTAGTAATCCACCAACCGTTTGGAATGAGAGGATCAAAAATATGATTCAGTATCTCCAATGGAAGAGTTGAAAAGGACATGATGCACTTTGCAGCGGTTCCGTTGACTGACGATGGTTAACCAACGTGCTCCACGAGATAGCTGACTTGGGCGTTGTTTATCGATAAACCCTTACATCAAAAGAACATGATCTAGGTCAATGACGATGGGTCTCTTGGTTGACTGCCGTTATATACACCAGCGCAGTATTCTACCGGGCAGGCTATTTTTAATGGTCTATTGCCAAAGGGTATTCTTGGCTTCTCAACCAAATGATTCGTCATACATCCAACATTTTTGGTTATTTCAGAATGTCGAGGAGCAACCCTGCCGTTTCGTGCTTTATTGATGAGGCTTTTTTCTACGCTTTTGTCCTATTTTTTGTTGCTATTCTGGAGGTTCTGCAAAATCAGCTTCTTTAACTACTTCTTGATACAAAGGGAGACAGGAAAAGAGCATTGCCTTATCCTTGTCTTTGTCCATCTTTGTCTCCCTTGAACCTTTCTTTGGCTGTCTTgaatctcttccatcatgCTAGGGAGGCCAATTGATCGAACATCGAGTACTTCCTCCCTGAATGTGGTTCACAACAAAGGTTAGCAAGAAACCAAAGCTGTGACAGCAATGGGGCACGTTCCAAGGTATTTAAATCGCTGCAGTCATTCATTGATTCTAACCTTTTGCTATTACCATGCATTCCCAGACAGCGTTGCTTCCATTCTCCAGTCATCGACAAGCAAGTGTTGTGAGCTCTAACCTCTAAGGCTCCAGTAATAGTGATACAAAAACTTGCTTAGATATTAATCCTATCTAAGTCGTACGTACAAAGGCCTGAGTGGTGTTGTCGGTCATATCCCTCTTTCGGAATTCCTCATAAGATTTCTCCAGGGTATCGATGTAATCCGAGGCATACTCTACCTTTCTCAAGTGGCCTATAAGTTCCTTGAAGGTACAGTTCATTTCCTCGATTTGGGGACCATCTTTTGAAGTAGAATGCGTTCCATACCCATTCAGCAACTCAATAGCCTCGACATCATCAGTTACATATTCGAAGTTAGCTGGAACTATCGTGAAGGGGTCTTGTGTTTATACATACCAACCTTATCAAACGCTGAGGGCGGGATCGCATAAATCATCTGGAACAAGTAAGTGTCCTGTCGAGCGTTTTCTCCTTTGTAGAAGTGCGCATCCTCGACAATATCTGCACTATGAATTGTATTGTTCCCTGCCTCGATGTCGTCCTGGTCTTTCTCGGTAAATCTCAcccattttttcttcttattccgTCTTTTGTATTGCAAATGCAGAAACCTCTTTCTGGCAATAGTCACAAATGTGGCTCGCCTTCTCGCTTCTTTTGCCAAAGATAAACCCGTGTTGTTTCCAAGTGTGCCAACACCCTCCACCCTTTCTATCTCAAGGTTCTCTTGGTCGATCCTTGTACGAAGTGGTTCTTTCAAGTCGTTGGGATTATCATTGGTCTCGGTATTCCATGGTATTTCCAGGTCTATTATCGCACGCAGTTTCTTCTCGGGTTCATGGGATGTAGGAAAGGAATGTTTCGGTCCTTTTGGAGGCAAAATCGGCTGTCGACCAGCTTGTGAAGGCATGTTGAAAATTAGTTACGAAGAGGGTACGAAGAGGCCACAGGAAAAAACCGCGTTTCTACGATGTTTTATATAACGCTTTCCTCCAATTCTAAAGCCATCTCTTTGTCCGGGAGAAATATTAACACATCACAAGCACTATCAATTTCTATGTGATTCCAAAATGGGCAGAATAGATAAATCAGCATACTATATCATGATCTTACTGTATATCAGAGTAGAGGCTGCGCATCTGAGTCAAACACTCAGAGATCAGTGTTAAACAGGACGTTCTGGTAAAGGGTGTCATTGAATGGTGTGCCTTTGCCTGGTGTGGCACTGTAAGGTCAATCACGTAGTAACAGGCGTTGTAGGCTCTTGCTAACACACTCTGTCTCCGACAtattgcttttttctttcctttcctcctttctccctttctccccttttcttcctttcttcctttcttccgaGATAGCTGAGAAATGTGGGAACACCCTGCATACACATGTTAGAGTGTGTAAGAAATCACAGTGCTGTCCTTTAATTTTACTCCAGCTTTGTAGCCTGTTAAAGAAAGACATGGCGCAATGCTGAACATGTACAGTTGAGTAATTCAATGCCATCATGTAGGCATTTGTGCTAGGTTTACTGTCAAGCAGTCACATAAACTGCCTATCTACCTACTCCAGAGTGTCGAGTTCTGCACATCTCTATTT
Proteins encoded in this window:
- a CDS encoding uncharacterized protein (predicted protein); translated protein: MGGRWTESEGDTITLEEDTVRSIEIWLRHFHGTLDVVTLDDISVADIWHIILASDKYQFNRNDLLQWFIRWYRNATAAGIHRDNLAKKLMLPCYAFDYAHGFQDLTKRLAYEEKGHIMEINPIDNERMLRGMSRQPCSSCGIEWKRRVGKAIEVTRDYFDGLCLDCMKTTVKADEEYWYHASYRSRHDENCRITHGEPTHYFSLMARRDKRGLVAD
- a CDS encoding zinc-dependent alcohol dehydrogenase family protein (threonine dehydrogenase and related Zn-dependent dehydrogenases), whose translation is MVPDVAPQTANPNTGSSETERDNRPMMKALVYTGPNKLEVLDRPMPVIQSPTDAILKMLHSTICGTDLHILKGDVPAIPYDRVLGHEGVGTVVSVGPAIDGLSVGDNVVIAAITACKVCASCRKGLEAHCITGGWQLGNKVDGTQAEYVRIPHATSSLYKIPEGLDLRACAAISDALPTGLECGTISAHVQPGSTVAIIGAGPVGLAVMLTARLYTPSQIVMIDLDDTRLEHAKRLGADHAVNPGKLDAMETLNTFTEGQGFDCVIEAVGIPKTFEMCQKLVAPGGSIANVGVHGHPVNLDLHKLWDRNISIKMQLLNAVSIPTLLRLYQSGHIKPSNLFTHHYPFSEVHKAYHSFQMAAQEGALKVAIDF
- a CDS encoding uncharacterized protein (predicted protein) translates to MPSQAGRQPILPPKGPKHSFPTSHEPEKKLRAIIDLEIPWNTETNDNPNDLKEPLRTRIDQENLEIERVEGVGTLGNNTGLSLAKEARRRATFVTIARKRFLHLQYKRRNKKKKWVRFTEKDQDDIEAGNNTIHSADIVEDAHFYKGENARQDTYLFQMIYAIPPSAFDKVGHLRKVEYASDYIDTLEKSYEEFRKRDMTDNTTQAFVRTT